The following coding sequences are from one Beggiatoa alba B18LD window:
- the fdhF gene encoding formate dehydrogenase subunit alpha: MSTLNEKDFGTPASSAHKLVSLEIDGFKVTVPEGTSVMRAAASIGIEIPRLCATDSLEPFGSCRLCIVQIEGGRGYPASCTTPVHQDMKVVTQNEKLGNLRRNVMELYISDHPLDCLTCSANGNCELQDMAGKVGLREVRYGYSGKNHLQSSKDVSNPYFSFEPSKCIVCSRCVRACQEVQGTFALTISGRGFDSVVSPSEQQAFLDSECVSCGACVQACPTATLMEKSVIAKGQPEHGIVTTCAYCGVGCSFTAEMKGNEVVRMVPTKSGKANHGHSCVKGRFAFGYATHPDRIKKPMIREKITDPWREVSWEEAVQFAAERFKALQSKYGRYSVGGITSSRCTNEETYLVQKLIRAGFGNNNVDTCARVCHSPTGYGLKRTLGESAGTQDFDSVMDSDVIMVIGANPTDGHPVFGSLMRKRLRQGAKLIVVDPRRIDLIKSPHVQANYHLQLQPGTNVALINAMAHVIVTEGLANEAFVEKRCDLHAYEKWKHFISHHRHAPEAMEKTIGVPAQQIREAARLYATGGNAAIYYGLGVTEHSQGSTMVMGIANLAMLTGNVGHSGVGVNPLRGQNNVQGSCDMGSFPHEFPGYRSVADHVTRELFEQAWGVSLEAEPGLRIPNMFAAALDGSFKGLYVEGEDIAQSDPDTQHVYAALSSLECLVVQDLFLNETAKFAHVFLPGSSFLEKNGTFTNAERRISPVRKVMPPLAGKEDWEITQLLANALGYPMNYSHPSEIMDEIARLTPTFTGVSYAKLDELGSIQWPCNEEAPEGTPLMHTKHFVRGQGLFVLTEYVPTPEQTTAKYPLILTTGRILSQYNVGAQTRRTENVAWHSEDRLEIHPSDAELRGIKDGDWVGIQSRAGETVLRALVSERMQPGVVYTTFHFPQSGANVITTDNSDWATNCPEYKVTAVQVSPVSIAERSAWQQQHASFTETQLQLLEQRMTV; the protein is encoded by the coding sequence ATGTCAACGTTGAATGAAAAAGATTTTGGTACACCTGCCAGTTCTGCGCATAAATTGGTGAGTTTGGAAATTGATGGTTTTAAGGTGACTGTGCCTGAAGGCACTTCGGTGATGCGTGCCGCTGCAAGTATTGGGATTGAAATCCCGCGTTTGTGTGCAACGGATAGTTTAGAGCCGTTTGGCTCTTGTCGGTTGTGTATTGTGCAGATTGAGGGCGGGCGCGGTTATCCTGCTTCTTGTACAACGCCTGTGCATCAGGATATGAAGGTTGTCACGCAGAATGAGAAATTAGGCAATTTACGGCGGAATGTGATGGAGTTGTATATCTCTGACCATCCGCTGGATTGTTTAACGTGTTCTGCAAATGGCAATTGTGAATTGCAGGATATGGCGGGCAAGGTGGGCTTGCGTGAAGTGCGTTATGGGTATTCAGGCAAGAATCATTTGCAGTCGTCAAAGGATGTGAGCAATCCTTATTTTAGTTTTGAGCCGAGCAAGTGTATTGTCTGCTCGCGCTGTGTGCGGGCTTGTCAGGAAGTGCAGGGAACGTTTGCCTTAACCATTTCGGGACGTGGTTTTGATTCGGTGGTATCGCCAAGTGAGCAACAGGCGTTTTTGGATTCTGAGTGCGTTTCTTGTGGTGCGTGTGTGCAAGCCTGTCCGACAGCAACATTGATGGAAAAATCCGTAATTGCGAAAGGTCAGCCTGAGCATGGGATTGTCACGACTTGCGCTTATTGTGGGGTTGGCTGTTCATTTACTGCGGAAATGAAAGGCAATGAAGTGGTGCGCATGGTGCCGACGAAGTCAGGTAAGGCGAATCATGGGCATTCTTGCGTAAAAGGGCGGTTTGCCTTTGGCTATGCTACGCATCCCGACCGGATTAAAAAGCCGATGATACGGGAAAAAATCACCGACCCATGGCGCGAGGTGAGTTGGGAGGAGGCTGTACAGTTTGCGGCGGAGCGGTTTAAAGCCTTGCAAAGCAAATACGGGCGTTATTCCGTGGGTGGTATTACTTCCTCACGTTGTACTAATGAAGAAACCTATTTAGTACAAAAGTTAATCCGTGCAGGTTTTGGCAATAATAACGTGGATACCTGCGCACGGGTTTGTCATTCCCCAACTGGCTACGGTTTAAAACGGACGTTGGGTGAATCCGCAGGCACACAAGATTTTGATTCGGTGATGGATTCCGATGTTATTATGGTGATTGGTGCGAATCCAACGGATGGACATCCTGTCTTTGGTTCTTTAATGCGCAAACGGTTGCGCCAAGGGGCAAAATTAATTGTTGTCGACCCACGACGGATTGATTTAATTAAATCACCCCATGTACAAGCCAATTATCATTTGCAATTACAACCCGGTACGAATGTCGCGTTAATCAATGCCATGGCGCATGTGATTGTGACAGAAGGCTTGGCAAATGAAGCCTTTGTCGAAAAACGTTGTGATTTACATGCTTATGAAAAATGGAAGCATTTCATTAGCCATCATCGCCACGCGCCCGAAGCCATGGAAAAAACCATTGGTGTGCCTGCGCAACAAATTCGTGAAGCAGCGCGTTTATATGCAACAGGCGGTAATGCGGCGATTTATTACGGCTTAGGCGTGACGGAACACAGTCAAGGCTCTACCATGGTAATGGGGATTGCTAACCTTGCCATGTTGACGGGCAATGTCGGACATTCAGGCGTTGGTGTAAATCCGTTGCGCGGTCAAAACAACGTCCAAGGCTCTTGCGATATGGGGTCATTTCCGCATGAATTCCCCGGATATCGGAGCGTTGCTGACCATGTTACCCGCGAGTTATTCGAACAAGCGTGGGGTGTTTCATTAGAAGCAGAACCTGGTTTACGCATTCCAAACATGTTCGCCGCCGCATTAGACGGTAGTTTTAAAGGCTTATATGTTGAAGGGGAAGACATTGCCCAATCCGACCCCGACACACAACACGTTTATGCCGCCTTGTCTTCTTTAGAATGCTTAGTTGTTCAAGATTTATTCTTAAACGAGACGGCTAAATTTGCCCATGTATTCTTACCGGGTTCATCTTTCTTAGAGAAAAACGGCACATTTACCAATGCAGAACGGCGGATTTCTCCCGTGCGTAAAGTCATGCCTCCCTTAGCAGGAAAAGAAGATTGGGAAATTACCCAATTATTGGCAAACGCACTCGGCTATCCGATGAACTACAGTCATCCATCAGAAATTATGGATGAAATTGCCCGCTTAACCCCCACGTTTACAGGGGTTAGCTATGCCAAATTAGACGAATTAGGCAGTATTCAATGGCCTTGTAACGAAGAAGCCCCCGAAGGCACGCCGTTAATGCACACCAAACATTTTGTGCGCGGTCAAGGTTTATTCGTACTCACCGAATATGTGCCAACGCCTGAACAAACCACGGCGAAATATCCGTTAATTCTCACCACAGGGCGGATTCTGTCGCAATACAATGTCGGTGCGCAAACTCGGCGGACAGAAAATGTGGCATGGCATAGCGAGGATAGATTAGAAATTCATCCCAGCGATGCTGAACTGCGCGGCATTAAAGACGGTGATTGGGTTGGCATTCAAAGCCGTGCGGGTGAAACCGTGTTACGGGCATTAGTCAGCGAACGGATGCAACCCGGTGTTGTTTATACCACGTTCCACTTCCCACAATCGGGCGCGAATGTGATTACCACCGATAATTCTGACTGGGCGACAAACTGCCCTGAATACAAGGTAACGGCGGTACAAGTCAGCCCTGTTTCCATCGCGGAACGCTCTGCATGGCAACAGCAACATGCGTCATTTACTGAAACACAATTACAATTGTTAGAACAACGGATGACGGTTTAA
- the fdhD gene encoding formate dehydrogenase accessory sulfurtransferase FdhD has translation MQPYTQHPVDRWRAQQQETLSDALAEETPIAFFYNGLPYAVMLATPQDLDDFALGFSISEQIIQHPDELKDLYLLPQADGIEIHLEIPQQRYAELANKQRNLTANTGCGLCGTKTLLQVVRHPTPIGIGCTLTDKSLQLALTHLQHYQPLNAVTGAIHAAAWVNLAGEINELREDVGRHNALDKLVGTILKKKIEVNQGFLLITSRASYEMIQKAATIGISLIVAISAPTALAVRLAEESNMTLIGFARGMNHTIYTHARRLIHTITEENNYANG, from the coding sequence ATGCAACCTTATACCCAACATCCCGTTGACCGCTGGCGTGCGCAACAACAAGAAACCTTAAGCGATGCTTTAGCCGAAGAAACGCCGATTGCTTTTTTTTATAACGGTTTACCCTATGCGGTGATGTTGGCAACACCACAAGATTTAGACGATTTTGCGCTAGGTTTTAGCATCAGCGAACAAATTATTCAGCATCCTGATGAATTAAAAGATTTATACCTATTGCCACAAGCAGATGGCATTGAAATTCATCTGGAAATTCCACAACAACGTTATGCGGAATTAGCGAATAAACAGCGAAATTTAACCGCTAATACGGGCTGTGGTTTATGTGGCACAAAGACATTACTGCAAGTCGTGCGTCACCCAACCCCCATTGGCATTGGCTGCACCTTAACAGATAAAAGCTTGCAATTAGCACTCACACACTTACAACATTACCAACCGCTCAACGCTGTGACTGGCGCGATTCATGCGGCTGCATGGGTAAACCTTGCAGGAGAAATCAACGAATTAAGAGAAGACGTAGGACGACATAACGCACTCGATAAACTTGTCGGTACAATACTAAAGAAAAAAATAGAGGTTAATCAAGGGTTTTTACTAATCACCAGTCGCGCCAGTTACGAAATGATACAAAAAGCGGCAACGATAGGGATTAGTTTAATCGTAGCGATTTCAGCCCCAACCGCTTTAGCCGTGCGTTTAGCGGAAGAAAGCAATATGACATTAATCGGCTTTGCACGGGGAATGAATCACACCATTTATACCCATGCACGGCGACTCATTCATACCATAACGGAGGAGAATAACTATGCAAACGGATAA
- a CDS encoding formate dehydrogenase subunit delta — protein sequence MQTDNLIKMANNIGDFFKAEPDHEHAVHGITDHIQKSWELRMRQAIIEHYQKGGEGLSDLVKEAIGRLRA from the coding sequence ATGCAAACGGATAATTTAATTAAAATGGCGAATAATATCGGCGACTTTTTTAAAGCCGAGCCTGACCATGAACACGCCGTTCATGGCATTACTGACCATATTCAAAAATCGTGGGAATTACGCATGCGTCAAGCCATTATTGAACATTATCAAAAAGGTGGCGAAGGCTTAAGTGATTTAGTGAAAGAAGCGATTGGACGCTTACGCGCATAA